Proteins from one Chitinophaga oryzae genomic window:
- a CDS encoding TlpA family protein disulfide reductase, whose product MKRLWIYCLAGFGMAACNTGTAKKELTTGTWQASLHRADGANIVFNFLVKDTAGKKVLYVLNATDKLLVDDVKVAGDSVFIKMPFFDSDFKARFTDGGSLEGQWTRHLADKDVSIPFTAKPNTAERFPKGAAPEQQVTGRWVTTFVDKEKDKTSTAIGEFKQMGDLVYGTFLTTTGDYRFLDGSMDGDTLRLSTFDGSHAYLFKAVVKKDSIVNGRFFAGIGDHVEDWSAVKNDTAKLPDERTIATMKPGQSKLDFTFPDMNGNKVSINDDRFKNKAVVITLMGSWCPNCMDETGFLSEWYKKNKDRGVEIIGLAYERTPDFEKSQKALTGFLNRFNVQYPVLITGVTPADPEKGEKTLPQLTAIKGFPTTIFIDKKGNVKEVHTGFSGPGTGDHYEQFKADFERLITQLLES is encoded by the coding sequence ATGAAACGACTTTGGATCTACTGCCTCGCAGGCTTCGGCATGGCCGCCTGCAATACCGGCACCGCAAAAAAAGAACTCACCACCGGCACCTGGCAGGCCAGCCTGCACCGTGCAGACGGCGCCAACATCGTCTTTAACTTCCTCGTAAAAGACACCGCCGGTAAAAAAGTGCTTTATGTACTTAATGCAACAGATAAACTGCTGGTAGACGATGTAAAAGTCGCCGGCGACTCCGTCTTTATTAAAATGCCTTTCTTCGATTCTGATTTTAAAGCCCGCTTCACCGACGGTGGCAGCCTCGAAGGACAATGGACCCGCCACCTGGCGGACAAAGACGTGTCTATACCGTTTACTGCCAAACCCAACACCGCCGAACGTTTCCCTAAAGGCGCAGCCCCTGAGCAACAGGTGACCGGCCGCTGGGTGACCACCTTCGTGGACAAGGAAAAAGATAAAACCAGCACCGCCATCGGTGAATTCAAACAGATGGGCGACCTGGTATATGGCACCTTCCTCACCACCACCGGCGATTATCGCTTCCTCGATGGCAGCATGGACGGCGATACCCTCCGCCTCTCCACTTTCGACGGCTCCCACGCTTACCTCTTCAAAGCCGTCGTGAAAAAAGACAGCATCGTTAACGGCCGCTTCTTCGCCGGCATCGGCGATCATGTGGAAGACTGGTCCGCCGTAAAAAACGATACCGCCAAACTGCCCGACGAACGCACCATCGCTACCATGAAACCAGGACAGTCAAAACTCGATTTTACTTTCCCGGACATGAACGGTAACAAGGTCAGCATTAATGATGACCGCTTCAAAAACAAAGCGGTGGTGATCACCCTCATGGGTTCCTGGTGCCCCAACTGTATGGACGAAACCGGTTTCCTCAGCGAATGGTACAAAAAAAATAAAGACCGTGGCGTGGAAATCATCGGCCTGGCTTACGAACGTACGCCCGACTTCGAAAAATCCCAAAAAGCGCTCACCGGCTTCCTCAACCGCTTCAACGTGCAATATCCCGTGCTGATCACCGGAGTAACGCCCGCAGATCCCGAGAAAGGAGAGAAGACGCTCCCGCAGCTCACCGCCATCAAAGGATTTCCTACCACCATCTTCATCGATAAAAAAGGAAATGTGAAAGAAGTACATACCGGCTTCTCCGGACCGGGCACAGGAGATCATTATGAACAGTTCAAAGCCGATTTTGAAAGGTTGATCACCCAGTTACTCGAATCCTGA
- a CDS encoding DUF3810 domain-containing protein: MPRSVVFVEFHRSCFAAYMETKAKIIKKIVRIVLTLAGILLLKGCFAWSNRFSEAYFHRWYSSISTVFRQLTGIVPFSVGDVIYTAWIVTSLFYLLKLCYKLVRLQWGEAGWLTLRGIHFVLKLYLAFLILWGFNYERNTLLRDTGIITGDYNTQQLYQLSDTLLRLTNAEKQRLGDTIGVTRPDLTTPLFARAAAAYQAAAERWPAFRYKAPCVKKALFGEWLNYPGVTGYLNPFTLEAQVNTTVPTVLQPIITCHEIAHQLGYAPEEDANFVGYLAATSIQDSHFRYAANFDMLLYSVRQLAVRDTVLAKDIWRRALPGVKADYKSIITFYEKYTGKVDDYSTVLYDQYLKANKQQKGIRSYSEVTGWLIAWFKIR; encoded by the coding sequence ATGCCGCGCTCAGTTGTTTTTGTAGAATTTCATCGATCATGTTTCGCCGCTTATATGGAAACAAAAGCCAAAATTATAAAGAAGATCGTCCGTATTGTATTAACACTTGCGGGTATACTGTTGTTAAAGGGATGCTTTGCCTGGAGTAACCGCTTCAGCGAAGCTTACTTCCATAGGTGGTACAGCAGTATCAGTACGGTATTTCGACAGTTAACAGGTATAGTACCATTCAGTGTTGGGGACGTAATATATACCGCCTGGATTGTAACTTCCCTGTTTTATTTGTTAAAACTATGTTATAAACTTGTCCGCCTGCAATGGGGGGAAGCCGGCTGGCTCACCCTGCGCGGTATCCATTTTGTCCTGAAGCTCTATCTTGCCTTTCTCATTCTCTGGGGATTCAACTACGAACGCAATACCCTGCTGCGCGATACCGGCATCATCACCGGCGACTATAACACACAGCAACTCTACCAGCTGTCAGATACCCTGCTGCGGCTCACCAACGCCGAAAAACAACGCCTCGGCGATACCATAGGCGTTACCCGGCCGGACTTAACCACCCCGCTGTTCGCCCGCGCGGCCGCCGCCTATCAGGCCGCTGCCGAACGCTGGCCGGCTTTCCGGTACAAGGCGCCCTGCGTGAAAAAAGCACTCTTCGGCGAATGGCTCAACTATCCCGGGGTAACCGGATACCTTAATCCCTTCACCCTCGAAGCACAGGTGAACACGACCGTGCCCACGGTGCTGCAACCCATCATTACCTGCCATGAAATAGCCCACCAGCTGGGATATGCGCCGGAAGAAGATGCCAATTTCGTGGGATATCTCGCCGCTACCAGCATTCAGGATAGCCATTTCCGTTATGCGGCCAATTTTGATATGCTCCTCTACAGCGTACGCCAGCTGGCCGTCAGAGACACGGTGCTGGCAAAGGATATCTGGCGCCGGGCACTCCCCGGCGTAAAGGCTGATTATAAAAGCATCATTACTTTCTACGAAAAGTATACGGGCAAAGTGGATGACTACTCCACCGTCTTGTATGACCAATACCTGAAAGCGAACAAACAGCAGAAAGGTATCCGCAGCTACAGCGAAGTGACCGGATGGCTGATCGCCTGGTTTAAAATACGCTGA
- a CDS encoding acyl-CoA dehydrogenase, with the protein MDFQLTEEHLMIQKAARDFAQTELLPGVIERDEHQKFPAEQIKKLGELGFLGMMVSPEYGGAGLDTISYVLAMEEISKIDASASVVMSVNNSLVCWGLETYGTEEQKRKYLVPLAKGEIIGAFLLSEPEAGSDATSQRTTAEDKGDHYLLNGTKNWITNGNSASVYLVMAQTHPEKGSKGINALIVEKNSPGVTVGAKENKLGIRGSDTHSIMFQDVVVPKENRIGEDGFGFKFAMKTLGGGRIGIASQALGIASGAYELAVKYSKERKAFGKEISQHQAIQFKLADMATRIEASRLLCLKAAWEKDQHLDYTLSGSMAKVFSSETAMWVTTEAVQVHGGYGYVKEYHVERLMRDAKITQIYEGTSEVQRIVISRSILA; encoded by the coding sequence ATGGACTTTCAACTTACGGAAGAGCATCTTATGATTCAAAAGGCTGCGCGTGATTTCGCCCAAACCGAACTTTTACCGGGGGTGATAGAGCGTGATGAGCATCAGAAATTCCCGGCAGAACAGATAAAGAAACTGGGCGAACTGGGTTTTCTGGGCATGATGGTAAGCCCTGAATATGGCGGCGCAGGTCTGGACACCATCTCCTATGTACTGGCGATGGAAGAAATATCAAAGATAGATGCCTCCGCCTCCGTGGTGATGAGCGTAAATAACTCACTGGTTTGCTGGGGACTGGAAACCTATGGCACAGAAGAACAAAAACGGAAATACCTGGTGCCGCTGGCCAAAGGGGAAATCATCGGCGCTTTCCTGCTGAGTGAGCCGGAAGCCGGTTCCGACGCCACCTCCCAGCGCACCACCGCAGAAGATAAAGGAGACCACTACCTGCTCAACGGTACCAAAAACTGGATCACCAACGGCAACTCCGCCAGCGTATACCTGGTGATGGCCCAAACCCACCCGGAAAAAGGCAGCAAAGGCATCAACGCCCTGATCGTGGAGAAAAACAGCCCGGGCGTAACAGTAGGCGCCAAAGAAAACAAACTGGGCATCCGCGGCAGCGATACCCACAGCATCATGTTCCAGGACGTGGTAGTGCCTAAAGAAAACAGGATAGGGGAAGACGGCTTCGGCTTCAAATTCGCCATGAAAACGCTGGGCGGCGGCCGCATCGGCATCGCCTCCCAGGCGCTCGGCATCGCCAGCGGCGCTTATGAACTGGCCGTGAAATACTCCAAAGAAAGAAAAGCATTCGGAAAAGAGATATCCCAGCATCAGGCCATCCAGTTCAAACTGGCAGATATGGCCACCAGGATCGAGGCGTCACGCCTGCTCTGCCTCAAGGCGGCATGGGAAAAAGACCAGCACCTCGATTATACCCTTAGTGGGTCTATGGCCAAAGTGTTCTCCTCTGAAACTGCCATGTGGGTCACCACAGAAGCAGTACAGGTACACGGCGGCTACGGCTACGTGAAAGAATACCACGTAGAACGCCTCATGCGCGATGCGAAGATCACCCAGATATACGAAGGCACCTCAGAAGTGCAGCGTATCGTGATCAGCCGCTCCATCCTGGCGTAA
- a CDS encoding YtxH domain-containing protein — protein sequence MSTTKFLAGAIAGLTTGIIIGMLTAPESGDNTRRKIRHTADDWRNKINGMVNRGGEDLSDLKEVFEKEIEGLQDDTRERVLRLINKAQGKYNRFKKEALS from the coding sequence ATGTCTACTACCAAATTTTTAGCAGGAGCAATTGCAGGGTTAACCACCGGGATTATTATTGGTATGTTAACAGCCCCGGAAAGCGGCGATAATACCCGCAGAAAAATCAGGCATACTGCGGATGACTGGCGTAACAAAATTAATGGTATGGTGAATCGTGGCGGTGAAGACCTTTCAGACCTGAAAGAAGTATTTGAGAAAGAAATCGAAGGACTTCAGGACGATACCCGCGAACGCGTTCTGAGACTAATCAACAAGGCACAGGGAAAATACAACCGCTTTAAAAAAGAAGCCCTTTCATAA
- a CDS encoding YggS family pyridoxal phosphate-dependent enzyme has product MAININAYQEVLSRLKPYNARLVAVSKTKPAEDIAAFYAAGQRIFGENYVQELVDKQAVLPADIEWHFIGHLQSNKVKYMAPFVHTIHAVDSLKLLQEINKQAAKHQRVINCLLQVHIAAEETKFGMDEQELQQLLAAWNSRQSDFAHVRIAGMMGMATNTTNETQVRQEFHQLHQLFGSVKTTFFNTQDYFRELSIGMSTDYTIALEEGSTLVRIGSLLFGERNYNQ; this is encoded by the coding sequence ATGGCTATCAATATCAATGCTTATCAGGAAGTACTGTCCCGGCTGAAGCCCTATAACGCCCGACTGGTGGCGGTTTCCAAAACCAAACCAGCGGAAGATATAGCAGCGTTCTATGCTGCAGGACAGCGCATCTTCGGCGAAAACTACGTACAGGAGCTCGTGGACAAACAGGCGGTATTACCCGCCGACATCGAATGGCATTTTATCGGACACCTCCAGTCCAATAAGGTCAAATACATGGCTCCTTTCGTGCACACCATCCACGCGGTAGACAGTCTCAAACTGTTGCAGGAAATCAATAAACAGGCAGCCAAACACCAACGGGTGATCAACTGCCTGCTACAGGTCCATATCGCAGCGGAAGAAACAAAATTCGGCATGGACGAACAGGAGTTACAGCAACTGCTCGCTGCATGGAACAGCCGCCAGTCCGATTTTGCACACGTCCGCATCGCCGGCATGATGGGAATGGCCACCAACACCACCAACGAAACACAGGTCCGCCAAGAGTTCCACCAGCTCCACCAGTTATTCGGGTCTGTTAAAACAACATTTTTTAACACACAGGATTATTTCAGGGAACTATCCATCGGCATGAGCACTGATTATACCATCGCACTGGAGGAGGGCAGTACGTTGGTGCGCATCGGCAGCCTGCTGTTTGGAGAAAGGAACTACAATCAGTAA
- a CDS encoding SRPBCC family protein — translation MTKLSNGHVPPKAGPLYESSNIINVTPEGRIVSIFTGAWLLGSAISKVDKKPAGSLLKLLAAGYLLYRGISGNDLVNGLLGRRKPDKHTASINIRTSLKIDNPKEEVYYFWRQLSNLPVFMKHLKSVEEIDPLHSHWVVKGPGGIGTLEWDAEIVKEIPGEMLGWRSLPGSSIATAGRVTFQETLNGGTEVDVMISYRPPAGYMGSGLAWLLNPAFENMIDRDIKRFKNYMETGEIIS, via the coding sequence ATGACAAAACTATCAAATGGTCATGTACCTCCAAAGGCAGGACCTCTCTATGAAAGTTCAAATATCATCAATGTTACTCCGGAAGGCAGGATTGTATCTATTTTCACAGGTGCGTGGCTGTTGGGCAGTGCTATCAGTAAGGTAGACAAGAAGCCTGCAGGCAGTTTGCTGAAGTTGCTGGCTGCCGGTTACCTGTTATACCGTGGCATCTCCGGCAATGACCTGGTCAATGGATTGCTGGGCAGAAGGAAACCCGACAAACACACCGCTTCTATTAATATCCGCACTTCCCTGAAGATAGACAACCCGAAGGAGGAGGTCTATTATTTCTGGCGGCAGTTGAGCAATCTGCCGGTATTCATGAAACATTTGAAATCGGTGGAGGAGATAGACCCGTTACATTCCCACTGGGTCGTGAAAGGGCCCGGAGGCATTGGTACGCTGGAATGGGATGCGGAAATTGTGAAAGAGATACCCGGAGAAATGCTGGGCTGGCGGTCTTTACCCGGATCATCGATCGCTACGGCCGGCCGTGTTACTTTCCAGGAAACGCTGAACGGCGGCACCGAAGTCGATGTAATGATCTCCTATCGCCCGCCGGCAGGGTATATGGGCAGTGGCCTTGCCTGGCTGTTGAATCCCGCGTTTGAAAATATGATCGACCGGGATATCAAACGTTTCAAGAACTATATGGAAACCGGGGAAATCATCAGTTAA
- a CDS encoding arginase, whose protein sequence is MKNIKIIEVKSEIGAGTRGASLGVDAIKIAALDFMSNFFVHFPTEAIETENKLLFEPIESPYAKRIKGTLNMYERISKSVCETVKANWFPVLLSGDHSTAGATIAGLKMAHPKSKLGVIWIDAHADLHTPYTTPSGNMHGMPLATAIAEDNLDCKVHDLDETTTGMWNALKNIGKIAPKVLPEDIVFISLRDYEKEEDHLIKQYGMKVITTNEVRRKGPENISRSVFRYLSDCDYIYVSFDVDSLDASISKGTGTPVSNGLREREAEDLIAKFMQHRKICCFEITEVNPTLDRENLMAEIAFNILQRSVNVLMMN, encoded by the coding sequence ATGAAGAATATCAAAATAATAGAAGTCAAGTCGGAAATAGGGGCTGGCACCCGGGGCGCGAGCCTGGGGGTGGATGCGATCAAGATAGCTGCGCTGGACTTCATGAGCAACTTTTTTGTACACTTCCCCACCGAAGCCATCGAAACGGAAAACAAACTGCTGTTTGAACCTATTGAGTCTCCCTATGCCAAAAGGATCAAAGGTACCCTGAATATGTACGAACGAATCAGCAAAAGCGTGTGTGAAACGGTGAAAGCCAACTGGTTCCCCGTACTGCTTTCCGGGGACCACAGTACGGCCGGCGCCACTATTGCCGGGCTGAAAATGGCGCATCCCAAATCCAAGCTGGGCGTGATCTGGATAGATGCCCATGCCGACCTGCACACGCCTTACACCACTCCTTCCGGCAATATGCACGGGATGCCGCTGGCTACCGCCATTGCGGAAGACAACCTGGACTGTAAGGTGCACGACCTGGATGAAACCACTACCGGCATGTGGAATGCCCTGAAAAACATCGGCAAGATCGCTCCCAAGGTATTACCGGAAGATATTGTGTTTATCTCCCTGAGAGATTATGAGAAGGAAGAGGACCACCTGATCAAACAATACGGCATGAAGGTGATCACCACCAATGAAGTACGCCGCAAGGGGCCGGAGAACATCTCCCGTTCCGTGTTCCGTTACCTGAGCGACTGTGACTATATCTATGTGTCTTTCGACGTGGACAGCCTGGACGCCTCTATTTCCAAGGGTACCGGTACGCCGGTGAGCAATGGTTTAAGGGAGCGCGAGGCGGAGGACCTGATTGCCAAGTTTATGCAGCACCGTAAGATCTGCTGTTTTGAAATTACCGAGGTAAACCCGACACTGGACCGGGAGAACCTGATGGCCGAGATTGCGTTCAACATCCTGCAGCGCAGTGTGAACGTGCTGATGATGAACTAG